TTAATGAGGGCCCGGGAAAGACCAAAAGCCATATCTTCTTGGATTTGGTCAATGAGTTCACGATATGGCACTTAAAAATACTTACATTATATGATGACCCCAAAGGATGGTTTGATGCCAATGGGAAAACCTTTCCAAAACCTATGATGGGAGGTTTGTCATCAGTGCTTAAGGAAGCTTATCCTGAAATTGCTTCAGAAGGTGAGCTGGTGAAACTAATTTGGAAGAAGCTTTACGATGCCGGGTTTCACAATTCAGCTGAGCTGAGTACTATGATGTCGGGAGACGGAATGCTTTCCTCTAGGACAACCCGCCTTGGAAAGGAATTTCTGGAGTTCATAAGAGAGCATTCATAGATATATCACATTCAATATAAAAAAAATCTGATCAGTGAAATTCAAAACATGTCTATGAGCTTTTGATTGCTTCATCAAACCATGTTGTTTTCTTTTGATTATATCCAAATTTGACGGCAGTACGATATAAAAATTTATTAAAAGATATAATTTCATCAAAATTATTTTTTGTTTTAAAATTGATGAAATCGTCAATAACTGTGTTTAATTTTACACGATTACTTTTGAAAAAGTCTTCAAGAAGGATCAACGTGTTAATATTGACCATAACGAAATCTTTTAAGCAATATCTTGGTAATAATGTAATTCTTCCTTTAATGCCAGATAACGTTGATTCAAAAGATGATTGATCCCATCAATGTCGAAGTTATTATCAGTATACACTAGTATGGGGTAGATCTGTAATTTGTTGTATGATGTTTTATCTATTTTTTCGTGTATAATAGGCAGTTTAGTCGATATTACGTTTAAAAGTTGCTTTACTGCCTTCTTTTGTGGAGGTATCTTTTTTCCTGTCGTTTTATTTATAGTGGATTCTACAAAGAGTTCGTTGATATCTTCCTTAATTTTTGAAATATCTCTAGAGTATTTAGTTTTGCTCGTTAAGATTGAATCTTTACATTCAAATAAAAGTACACAATCATCAATCCGAATATAATAATCTGGTTCTCCATCTTTTATTTCTGGTTTAAATGATTCCCCATCAATCATGGAATCAGATTGCCCTTTGAAGCATCGAGCTATAATTTCATAAAACAAATATTTTTCGGTAAACTGTTTGCCAAGGATTTTTTTTAATGAAGGAAAACCATCTATGCTTGATTCTTTGCTTGAAGAAAGTATCCTTGAAAAGTCAAATAAAAAGCTAGAAAATAGTTTATCTATAAAAAACTTAATAAATAAAACAACAAATCGATTCTCAGAAACTTTAAGAATAGGTTTTTCTCTTATAAATCTAAAATCCTCGGAACTTTTATATTCGTTTATATCGAATGACAAAATATCCATAAAACTTTTTATGGCGTCATCATTATCACTGTAAACAATTGGTGACATTCCATTTTCATTTGTTGTAATTAATAAGTATAACTTTAAAAGTCTTTTGAAGTAATCATTTGCCGTAATACCGTAATATGATTCGAAAATGAGCATATTTTTAGAAAAACTAGGATCATTCTTGCAAAAGTTAATGAAATTATAAATCTTAATAAATTCTACACGGTAATCTTTTGGATAGTATATATCATTAAGTGGAAGTTGGCTTGGAATGTATGTTTCAATAAATTGTTCATTATTCTGGATATTTGGTATACTTGAGTTAACAAACTCATTAGATAATACCCAATAAGCTTTCATTAAATTTTTATAATTCTCACTATCCAAGGGTGTGGTGGATTCATTATAATTTATAAGAAGCTTCTCCGTTAATAGTAATAAAGGATAAGCGTCTAAAAATATATATTCATTTATAGGAATAGAATTGAGGTATTTAAAGACCGGAAGTAAGACATCTTTTTTTAATTTAAAAAGGATTGGTGAAAAAATATCAAAATTACTTTCGCTCGTGATTTTATAACAAAGTTTTAAATTATAGTATGATATAAATTCAATTGCTTCTATTGTAGAAATTTTATCTAAATAGCTTTCAATTTTATCAGGAGTCTGTTCAGGAAAAATACACGAAAAGGTCATCATTCTTTTGCATTGCATATAGCTCTTTTTCATACGTTAGTTTTGATTTTTGCATGTATCTATTAAGATCTTAATAAAATTAATGCTTTGTTTCCAGTTAAACACACTATTAACTTTTTTATCTTTTGATAGTTTTCTAAAAAGCATCATCTTGTCAATTGTATTTATAGGGTTAATAGCTGATGTTTATGTTTAAAATTTCAGAAGCTATTTAGCTTTCATAGACTACTTTCCCTTGAAATTTATCGACGGGTGCTATTTTGTCTGTTGAAAGTGGAATTCAAACTATGAATATGCAACCAAAAAATTATTTTGCGACCAAGTGAGTTACAAGTGTATTGAAACACAAATTTTAGAAATATGAATGATTATAGCGAAAAAATACGGAAGATCCTTGAGAAAGAAAGGGGTGGGAATGTTTCTGAGATGGAAGTGGAAGAGTGCGAAAACTTCTTAAAGCTTCTTTCCGAAATAACAATGAACAACTTAGAAACAGAGATGGAATGGGAACTAAAACTGAAGCAGTTTCCGGAAGGATTTCAGCTCGATGGCGATGGACGTAACTGCGGCATCTGTAATCAACCTATGGGAAAAGGAAAAGGCTGGTATGACAGATATGGCCTGAAATGCATTGTATGCCAAAAAGCTCTGACGGATCACGTCATACCTGCATCATTACTCAAGAATAAGGATAGTTTCTATACTGAGACAGAGCTGAATATATTCTTTAATATGAAAAGGAGGGTGTTAGACTGCTGGATCAAAAAAGGAATTGTAAGCGTTCGTGTTATAAAAGACATAGATAGTAGGATACATATGCGACTATTTCTGCTAAGAGACAACAAAAATTTTTTTCCACCCAAAAAGCTATTGCGGGGAGGCATGCATATTGAAGAAAAAGAGGGACGGCAGTTTTACGTTTTTGGCCCGTGGTATGACTATTGTGATCCCCTTGAGGTAATAGGAAAATATGGCATTGCCGTATCCGCCCTACGAACTACATGTCAGTTGATTTCTTGAAGTTTTGGGGATAAAGGTCTTTTATATCCTTATGGTTTATCGATTCTATATTTATTAAAGTATGCCTTAACCACTTAAAAGGATTTACTTCATGCTTTTTGCAGATAGCGAAGAAAGAATATATCATTGCCGCACGCCCGGCGGCTTCATGACTGCCGGCGAAGAGCCAGTTCTTGCGACCGAGCGCTACGGGTCTGATAGCATTTTCCACCAGATTGTTGTCTATCTGTAGGTTTCCATCATGCATATAAGCCGAAAGCGCATCCCAACGTGCATAGGTATAGGCCATAGCCTTTCCGATCTGGCTTTTAGGGAGTATATTTTTTATCTCTTCGAATATCCATTTACCCATATCGTTGATAACCGGCAGCGACTCTTTCAGCCGTAGCTCCTTGACCTTATCAGGCAATAACTTTTCTTCCTTAGCTTTTCGTTCAACTTTATAAAGATCCTGTATCATCAGTAAAGCCTTTTTGGCTCTTTGCGGGTCATTTTGTAGGGCTCTCAAATAACGTTTTTTCTGTATACTCTTCACAACATGTATACCCTCTACCATCAGTACCAGATCGCTCCAGGACAGCTCACCTTTCTTAAGTTCAGATGCACCAAAGGTTCCCTGCTCCAGACGTTTGTAGTAAAGTACAAAACCACCACTTTCCCAGTGTAATAGTTTTATATGCGTGCGGCTACGGTTTAGAAATACAAAGACCTCTCCGTTGGTAGGCTGGCGTTGCATCACAGAAAGCACCAGTCCGCAAAGTCCATCAAAACTTTTTCGCATATCGCAGTAGCCGTCGTAAAGATAGAATCTGTGAGAAGACCCAAGCGAAAACATATTAGTAAAGACGGATCAGCTGGGACAGAAGACCCAGATCGCTTTCCACTTTCAGAACAACCCCGTTAGGATAGATGATCTCTATCTCCTTACGCACAGATCTGTCAATCGGTGTGAAACTTCCACTAGCACCATCTTGCTCCCTGCTCCGAGAAAACCAATAATAAAACTTCGCCTCATTGATCCGTATCCGCCCTACCAAGTACATATTTTCTGAGCGATGTATAATGCGGAGCTTTGCTAAATGAGCAAAGAAGAAAAAAGAATACAGATGTTTGCCCTGATAGCAGACTGGCAACAAAGCGGTATAAGCAAGAAACGATACTGCGCAGAAAAAGGGATAAATGAGGCCACCTTTTATTATTGGTATTCGCGCAGTAAAGAAAACGTTTCGTCTGCGGGGAGTTTTATATCCATCGACAAGGCCTGCAGAAAAAGTGAAGTTGAGGTAATTTATCCCAATGGTGTACGTATAAAGGTAGAAAATGATCTTGGACTTCTCTCTCAATTGATCCGTCTGTACTGATGTTTGCGCTAGGCTCATCGCATAGGTTTTATCTTTATGATGGTTTTTGCGATATGAGGAAGTCTTTTGATGGACTTTGTGGACTGATCAGTTCAGGAATGCAGCGGCAAGCTACCAGTGGGGAGGTTTTTGTGTTCCTAAACCGTAGCCGTACGCACGTGAAGCTGTTACATTGGGAGAAGGGTGGCTTTGTGCTGTATTACAAACGGCTGGAGAGCGGTACTTTCGTACCGCCCAGTATAAAAAACGGAGAGTTGTCATGGAGTGATCTGGTGCTGATGATTGAGGGGATACAGGTCGTAAAAAGTATTCAAAAAAGACGTTTTACTTTGCCTTAAAAGCGGCATTTAATTGCATGAGCGCGGGTAATTCCGTATCTTTAGGGTATGGAAACAGCACTGGAAAATCTCTCAAAAGAAGACCTTATCAAGGTCATTTCCAGTCGTGACCAAGCCCTTGTTGAAAGAGATGAAAAGATAGATTACCTAGAGTCCCAACTCGCTATGTACAAGCGTATGCAGTTCGGGCAGAAGCGTGAGCGATTCGAAGGCGATCCAAATCAGACCATGCTTCCCTTTGAAGCAGCGCCGGCCGAAGTTATACAGCAACAGGAGGAAATCAAAGAAAAGATCGAGTATGTACGTAAACGACCTAATCATAAAGGACGTGCTAAATTACCTGCCCACCTCCCTGTAGAAGAGGTTGAAATCCATCCCGAAGGTGATCTATCCCAAATGGTTTATATCGGTAAAGAAATTACGGAAGAATTGGAATGCGAACCTGCAAGGTTCTATATCAAACGTTACATCCGTTATAAATATGCTGCCAAAGATAAATCTGCCGTGGCCATTGCCGAGCTTCCCGAGCGTGTAATCGACAAAGGAATCCCTGGGCCGAGCCTGCTTGCGATGATCCTTACCGGTAAATATCAAGATCATCTCCCGCTATACCGACAGAAACAGATCTTTGCCAGAGAAAATATACAGATAGCTTCCTCAACAATCGAAGGATGGGCCAGACAAGCCTTGGAGAAACTGGAACCACTCTATGAACAACTCGTCTTCCAGACCAAATCACAGGGTTATTTACAGGTTGATGAAACCCCAATAAAAGTATTGGACAGCGATAAAAAAGGCGCTGCCCATCAAGGCTATTATTGGGTGTACCACGCTCCATTGGAGGGAACCGTGCTGTTTGATTATAGCCCTACCCGTGGTGGCATTGCCGCTGTGCCTATGCTTGGAAACTTTAAGGGTTATCTCCAGACCGATGGCTATACTGTATACGAAAAGTATGGCAAAAAGAAGGAAGTGACGCACTTGGCCTGTTGGGCGCACGCACGCCGTGAGTTTGAAAAAGCATTGGATAATGATAAAGCAAGAGCTGAAAAGGCATTGCTAATGATCCAGAAGCTTTATGCCATTGAGCGGAAAGCCAAACACGAAAATCTAAGCGCAGAGCAGATCAAAGAACTTCGATTGACCGAATCCTTACCTATTATTAACGAGCTGGGCAAATGGATCTTTGAAGAGATAAAAAGCACATTGCCTAAAAGTCAGATCGGTAAAGCTATGGCGTATGCATACGCTAGATGGGATGCGCTATCAGCATACCTGTATGATGGAAATCTGCACATAGACAATAATCTTATCGAGAATGCCATTCGCCCCGTTGCACTGGGACGAAAAAACTACCTCTTCGCAGGAAGCCATGAAGCAGCACAGCGTGCGGCGATGATCTACTCATTCTTTGCTAGCTGTAAAAAGCATGAGGTGAACCCTTTCCAGTGGTTAAAGCATACCTTGGAAAACATCATGTCAATAAACCATAAAAACTTAAAGGATCTATATCCTCAGAACTTCAAAAAATCAGCAGACCTGTAGTTCATAGGCCGGATACATTGATCCCCCTTGAATCACAGTACTGCTTCTTGCTCATACCGCTCTGCTGCCAATCTGCTATCATCGACAGCATCTGATCTCTTTTTTCCTTTGAACTCATTAAGCAAACCTCGGAATTATAAAACGTTCATAAAATATGCACTTGGTCGGGCGGATACATCTATTCAGATATAGTGGTGGATTTTATAACCTATTTGAAACAATAGAGGTAATTAATTCAAAAAAATTAGACGACACAATTGAAGCGTTTTTATTAAGAAAATTTGAAAACGAACCTTATATCTATAATCTTCCTAAAATTTGTAAAGAGTCGTTGGT
The genomic region above belongs to Sphingobacterium zeae and contains:
- the tnpA gene encoding IS66 family insertion sequence element accessory protein TnpA, which produces MYLVGRIRINEAKFYYWFSRSREQDGASGSFTPIDRSVRKEIEIIYPNGVVLKVESDLGLLSQLIRLY
- the tnpC gene encoding IS66 family transposase codes for the protein METALENLSKEDLIKVISSRDQALVERDEKIDYLESQLAMYKRMQFGQKRERFEGDPNQTMLPFEAAPAEVIQQQEEIKEKIEYVRKRPNHKGRAKLPAHLPVEEVEIHPEGDLSQMVYIGKEITEELECEPARFYIKRYIRYKYAAKDKSAVAIAELPERVIDKGIPGPSLLAMILTGKYQDHLPLYRQKQIFARENIQIASSTIEGWARQALEKLEPLYEQLVFQTKSQGYLQVDETPIKVLDSDKKGAAHQGYYWVYHAPLEGTVLFDYSPTRGGIAAVPMLGNFKGYLQTDGYTVYEKYGKKKEVTHLACWAHARREFEKALDNDKARAEKALLMIQKLYAIERKAKHENLSAEQIKELRLTESLPIINELGKWIFEEIKSTLPKSQIGKAMAYAYARWDALSAYLYDGNLHIDNNLIENAIRPVALGRKNYLFAGSHEAAQRAAMIYSFFASCKKHEVNPFQWLKHTLENIMSINHKNLKDLYPQNFKKSADL
- the tnpA gene encoding IS66 family insertion sequence element accessory protein TnpA, encoding MSSKEKRDQMLSMIADWQQSGMSKKQYCDSRGINVSGL
- the tnpA gene encoding IS66 family insertion sequence element accessory protein TnpA, with translation MSKEEKRIQMFALIADWQQSGISKKRYCAEKGINEATFYYWYSRSKENVSSAGSFISIDKACRKSEVEVIYPNGVRIKVENDLGLLSQLIRLY
- the tnpB gene encoding IS66 family insertion sequence element accessory protein TnpB (TnpB, as the term is used for proteins encoded by IS66 family insertion elements, is considered an accessory protein, since TnpC, encoded by a neighboring gene, is a DDE family transposase.) — translated: MFALGSSHRFYLYDGFCDMRKSFDGLCGLISSGMQRQATSGEVFVFLNRSRTHVKLLHWEKGGFVLYYKRLESGTFVPPSIKNGELSWSDLVLMIEGIQVVKSIQKRRFTLP